The nucleotide window GTCAACAAGGCCCAGCAGATTCTTACCAGCCGCCCCGCCGCCGTGGCCCCGCCCGAGCCGCAGTTTCTGTTCGTCAAGGAAGGCCACAGCCTGCAGCGGGTGCTGTTCGATGAAATCTACTACATCGAGGGCATGAAGGACTACATCAAAATCATCCTCAAAAACCGCATCATCATCACCTACCTGCGCATGAGCCGGGTCGAGGACCAGCTGCCGGCCTCCCGCTTCACCCGCATCCAGAAGTCCTACATCGTGCGCATGGACGCCATCCGGGCCATCAGCGGCAACGAGGCCGAGCTCTACGACCTGCCCGAAAAGCTGCCCATCGGCAAGCAGCACAAGGAGGCTCTGCTGGCCCGGTTCGGGCTGAGCTAGATTACAGGCTGGGCTTGAGTGG belongs to Hymenobacter cellulosilyticus and includes:
- a CDS encoding LytR/AlgR family response regulator transcription factor → MINCLIIDDEPFARELLEGYVAKIPGLHLLGSCEHVFDALEVLQQQKVDLIFSDINMPQVNGIEFIRSLQNPPYVIFVTAYPNFALEGFELDALDYIVKPVSFPRFLKAVNKAQQILTSRPAAVAPPEPQFLFVKEGHSLQRVLFDEIYYIEGMKDYIKIILKNRIIITYLRMSRVEDQLPASRFTRIQKSYIVRMDAIRAISGNEAELYDLPEKLPIGKQHKEALLARFGLS